The genomic segment TCTGCATTAATAACATCAGCAACATGCAGGTTGGCCATGAAGCAGATTCAAATGAGCTCAACTTTAAGTGTCATGAAACCTCAACTGGTTTTGCTAGGGAAAGAGGGGTCTGTCTTGTCAAACTACTCATGGAGTGCTTCATAAAaattgagagagagacatgtcaaatatacaaaacattCATTTCCAATCTgcccaaaacaacaacaacaaaaaagcacCCAAATTGACTTGTCGACATAAAATGTTTGGATTCGACATGATTGTCGCAAAATATACACACCCATTCAAAGCCTTTTAGTAAAAAATGCGCTCATCGTCGAACACTAAATTTAATACACTGTAgataagttattttttaatatttgcaagttcatttgatgtcatttttaagggaatttttaaaaaatgtttctaatCATAAATCAACGTTAAGTCATTTTGTGGGCATTGAAGTCAATGAGTCCCATCCGGTGGAGTTAGAGACTCAGTTCCTTAGGTTGTACTTGTTAAGTCAGGTTTAGGTTTAAGCTGGACGCAGATACTGGGGGGACAGTTCTTCAGGGCTGGACTGGTGTGGGGCTCCTACTGTTCAtggtggtgtgtatgtgtgtgcgcaaCGCCGAACAAACCTATCCAGACTTTACAAAAACCTACAGGAGAAGATATTAACAATTAGTTTTTTAGGttacattcatttcatttattcaagCAAAACTTTACTGCTACAAACCAGAAAGTTGCCCCTGATCaattaacagttttttttaggTTACTGTGTGAGTCACAGGTGGAACAGCATTAAAAGCTCATAAATTTTCTACTGAGGGTTTCCTGAATTGCCCCCTAACCAACCTGTGCTATACGCTCTCCATGTCTTCACTGCCGTTGCCCTCCTCCTTAAGAGCCTCCCCTTCACTGGCAGCCTCCTCCACATGGGCCAACATATCAGCCATCAGTGCCTCCTCCAGCCTTTTCCTCACACTGTAcaccagctcctcctgtttcctacacataaacacaacaggaaGCTGTTACAGTTGGCAGTTACAGCTGCCTATAACAGCCACTGAATCAGCACAGAACAGATGGTGCTTTTTTCCACAGAGAGCAGGGTCACTTGTTATGGACTGTGGAAATTTTCAACAGACTCAActcatttatatatatttgggcaaataaaaaaatgaccaaactgTCAAGTTCACTTTAAATTTGGCAGATATCTCCTGGTTAACTTGTTAGACAGATAACAAATATGACCTTATTCAAACTGCTTGAGTAGCTAGTTTTAGTTTCTATATTTAAACACAGTGAAGGAGATCGGAGCAACATTTGTAACACAGCTGTTTCACAGGCGACATTTTTTTGGATACTGGCTTGAGCAAACAACTGGTGATCCATGTGTGCCGGTGTTCAGCAGTCGCCCACCTGATGTCCTCATCGGTGACTATAAAAGCCTTGCACAGAGGCTGTGCCGTGTTGAGCCACACGCCCGGGTTCTTctccacagctgcagacagctggCCCGTGATTGGAGCGGCGCTGGTGTGGAGAGCGCTCGCAATAGCCGACAAGAGGGTCTTGTCTGTGCAGCCTGGACCAACGCCTGAGGGACCAACATGGTGGTTTTATCAgatattttaaagaaacaagTCAAAGATGAGACTGCACTCAGGTTTACTTATATcttatgaaagtttttttttttttaaagaactgcTGCTGAGCAATGCTGACATGATAAAAAAGCTAATTTCTACTTTAgcaaataaacttttttttttgttgtctggAGAAACTTACCTTGTAGGCCTTTAGGGAGTTCCATTGTTTTCACCAGCTCCTCTGCAATGTCATAAGCATTAAGACCACTGAGTTTCTTCTCCCAGAAAAGCtatggaaaaaataaagagtCACAGTATCAGATAACACGCGGATCAGGTTTTTGTAGGGATGATGTTAACAGTAATAGACGGGGACTGTTAACCTGTCTGGGCTGGTCAACGGCTTTCTGAGGATCCGTCTTCACTTTGTTGTTGGGATGATTGGTCAC from the Lates calcarifer isolate ASB-BC8 linkage group LG17, TLL_Latcal_v3, whole genome shotgun sequence genome contains:
- the mbd3b gene encoding methyl-CpG-binding domain protein 3b isoform X2, coding for MDKNDRGEEQDEEQRQERGEAGRLYSLCPSGKKFRSKPQLARYLGNQMDLSSFDFRTGKMLMSKLNKNRQRLRYDNNNQNKGKPDLNTSLPVRQTASIFKQPVTKVTNHPNNKVKTDPQKAVDQPRQLFWEKKLSGLNAYDIAEELVKTMELPKGLQGVGPGCTDKTLLSAIASALHTSAAPITGQLSAAVEKNPGVWLNTAQPLCKAFIVTDEDIRKQEELVYSVRKRLEEALMADMLAHVEEAASEGEALKEEGNGSEDMESV
- the mbd3b gene encoding methyl-CpG-binding domain protein 3b isoform X4; the encoded protein is MDKNDPSGKKFRSKPQLARYLGNQMDLSSFDFRTGKMLMSKLNKNRQRLRYDNNNQNKGKPDLNTSLPVRQTASIFKQPVTKVTNHPNNKVKTDPQKAVDQPRQLFWEKKLSGLNAYDIAEELVKTMELPKGLQGVGPGCTDKTLLSAIASALHTSAAPITGQLSAAVEKNPGVWLNTAQPLCKAFIVTDEDIRKQEELVYSVRKRLEEALMADMLAHVEEAASEGEALKEEGNGSEDMESV
- the mbd3b gene encoding methyl-CpG-binding domain protein 3b isoform X3 — its product is MDKNEGEEQDEEQRQERGEAGRLYSLCPSGKKFRSKPQLARYLGNQMDLSSFDFRTGKMLMSKLNKNRQRLRYDNNNQNKGKPDLNTSLPVRQTASIFKQPVTKVTNHPNNKVKTDPQKAVDQPRQLFWEKKLSGLNAYDIAEELVKTMELPKGLQGVGPGCTDKTLLSAIASALHTSAAPITGQLSAAVEKNPGVWLNTAQPLCKAFIVTDEDIRKQEELVYSVRKRLEEALMADMLAHVEEAASEGEALKEEGNGSEDMESV
- the mbd3b gene encoding methyl-CpG-binding domain protein 3b isoform X1; the protein is MEKKRWDCTALPKGWKMEEVTRKSGLSAGKSDVYYFSPSGKKFRSKPQLARYLGNQMDLSSFDFRTGKMLMSKLNKNRQRLRYDNNNQNKGKPDLNTSLPVRQTASIFKQPVTKVTNHPNNKVKTDPQKAVDQPRQLFWEKKLSGLNAYDIAEELVKTMELPKGLQGVGPGCTDKTLLSAIASALHTSAAPITGQLSAAVEKNPGVWLNTAQPLCKAFIVTDEDIRKQEELVYSVRKRLEEALMADMLAHVEEAASEGEALKEEGNGSEDMESV